The window GTACTGTCTGTTTGTGGGGGCAGTTTGGCTTTATTCGTTTTGTCCCCTTTCTCCGCCGTCTCTACCTCCTATGCCACTTGACTTGCCTCCCTTGTTGCTTCTGCAGGCTTCATCTGCTTTGGATTCGAGCGCATCTCCTTCTGCGGTTCACCCATGGATCCTCGGGGTACTTTCTCGTTCTTGCCCATACGTTAGCCTTTTCTGGGTTACTATTCTACCCCCCATTTCCTTCTGTTTCAACAGACTTGTAACTTCCTGCTCGCTCGGACCCGCAGCAACAACATCAGTCCCCCTTGCTTCCTTCTGACGCCAAGAAGGGGCATCACTCCCAGACCAGCTCCCACTCCTGCCTTGCCCCGATCCTCTCCCTCCANNNNNNNNNNNNNNNNNNNNNNNNNNNNNNNNNNNNNNNNNNNNNNNNNNNNNNNNNNNNNNNNNNNNNNNNNNNNNNNNNNNNNNNNNNNNNNNNNNNNNNNNNNNNNNNNNNNNNNNNNNNNNNNNNNNNNNNNNNNNNNNNNNNNNNNNNNNNNNNNNNNNNNNNNNNNNNNNNNNNNNNNNNNNNNNNNNNNNNNNNNNNNNNNNNNNNNNNNNNNNNNNNNNNNNNNNNNNNNNNNNNNNNNNNNNNNNNNNNNNNNNNNNNNNNNNNNNNNNNNNNNNNNNNNNNNNNNNNNNNNNNNNNNNNNNNNNNNNNNNNNNNNNNNNNNNNNNNNNNNNNNNNNNNNNNNNNNNNNNNNNNNNNNNNNNNNNNNNNNNNNNNNNNNNNNNNNNNNNNNNNNNNNNNNNNNNNNNNNNNNNNNNNNNNNNNNNNNNNNNNNNNNNNNNNNNNNNNNNNNNNNNNNNCTGCCGTCTCCCCACCTCCTGTTCTCCATGTGGGCACGTAGCCATGGCCCAAATTGCTTGCGCTCTCCCTTGGTAGCTTTCTCAGCACACATTCTATCGACATGCCCAACACACCCACAAATATAGCAAAAGTCCGGGGGCTACTCATATTCAAAAGGGCACCAGTGCTTTCCTTCCTCATCACTTGTTGTCTCACAAGTGTTCTTCTCCATCTGTCTTTCCCCCTCCTCAGCATCTAGAGTGAATCCTCTCATCAATGGTACCTTGATGTTTAGTCTCACCTTAACACGGAGATACTTCCCCACGGCTCTCCCATCAGCCCGTGCTTCGACATCCAAAACTTCTCTGATTAGTGCACCAATGGCCTCTCCCACCTCTTTGTTCATCAAACCAAGGGGCAAACCTAGGACTCGGACCCAGACCAGGACAGTGTCAAACTTGTAGTCCTCTATACGCCTCTTGGGCACATAGTCCTCCAACACACCAGGAGATCATTGCCGAACTCCCATGGGCCTCCTTCCAACGCCAATCTCTTCCCTGACTCCTGCTTGAAAGTGAACAGGAAAATATTCTCCCCTACCTCCTCACAGTCAACCCCTCTATACGCCTCTTGGGCACATAGTCCTCCAACACACCAGGAGATCATTGCCGAACTCCCATGGGCCTCCTTCCAACGCCAATCTCTTCCCTGACTCCTGCTTGAAAGTGAACAGGAAAATATTCTCCCCTACCTCCTCACAGTCAACCCCACGAATGGGGCACCAGATACACCCAAGAGTCTCCCCCATGGCCTCCCTGAACGCCGGCTTTTCAGAGAAAAGTTTCGCCAGTGCTTGCGGCTCCACAACGCCCGCCTTCCCCGATCCCGCCCATCCAATCTTAACCCCCCTTTTTCTCCTTCTCAGACAGCTGCAGATCCTTCAACAGTCCTTCAACCTTCTCCATCTCTGCTACAATGCCCTCGTCCCGATCTGACAACTGACGAACCCTAGCAAAAACACGGGTGTAACCAGGTGGTGTACGATCACGCGCCCCGAGACACACGTGAAAGGCTTATGGTGGATGGGGAGGGGAGCCTCAGACGGCGAGGCGCGGTGGCGCCCGGCGACGAGGTAACCTACACACTGCAGATCGTGGCGGCGGTGGGTGTAAACCCTAGATCGCCTGTGAGTCGCCAGACGCAGGACCTAACCGTCACTTAAGGACAGACCCCCAACCTTCCCGTCGGCATGCGTTTTCTGAGATTTCGTTTTTTCTTTTTACCTGGGCCACACACATCAGAGTTCAGTTCTCAAACTGTCAAACATGGTTTCCTTTTTTTCCCTGAAATGACAAAATTGAAAATTGAACCCTTGGTTATCGAAAAAAAATCAGGGTTCAGCTCAGAATACTGGAGTAATACATGGCAGtttcttttttgtgtgtgtgtgaataACATGCGCAGCTTCAGTACAACGGAACGGAGATGGCAATGTTTTCCAACGAGTGAACAGAAACTGCCGCTCCAGTACAACCGAAACCAGTGCACTCCCATTTCATGCGGCAGTCAAGTTAAGAAAGAAACACACGACCCAAACCCTCAACCTATTGGAGCCAAGTACTGATGGTACAGTACAGCAAGCATCACCACACCACCAGCAGCAGATCAGCGTgtgaataacaagtcacttaaattTGCATCGTGCATATACCAACCTATCTCTTCAAAGCTAAATTTGCATCGTGCATATACTGATGTTTGGTAGCAAAGTATTAGAAAAACTGAAGTATTGAAAACCACAATATTTTTGTCAGTGGATACAAGATACCACAGTTTTTGACATACCAAAGTATGTTGAAGTATTGAGATTACTGTGACATGTTTGGTTGTTACCGCAAAACACAGTATTGATGCGTTCAAACACTCAGCTGTCTAGCCGTTAGCAGTGCAAGCACACACCTGCTGGCCGGAGCTGATCAACATGCTCAACTAGCTAACATACGGACCATCCCATCAGGAGCCCGGAGGAAGAAACAACCAGCTCATAAGTCATATGTCCCCCTCACTCCTTCCCGCTGGCTGAGCCGAGCTGAGCCATCTTTCCATGCACTCGCCTCTAGCCCCCATCCCGTGCTAAAAGTACCAGTTGTAGTTTGTTGTGGTGTGGTTTGAACAGGGATACCTGAATCTGAATTGTCTGAATGAAAAACAGCAAAATCGCTATGGTACGATTATTAGATTTCAGACAAATCATGCGGGGTGTGGCAGCCAACGATAACAGAGCAGCCGTCTCTTTGCTTCCCCATGGCCGTCGAGGGAGATTTTTCCAAAGACGACAGGGCGGTGGCGGCGTGGGAACGAGGCCAGAGCAAGTAGCGAGTTGTTGAGCAGAGCGGAAGAAGGATAACGACGCCAGTCCCTTCTTTTCGCCTTCTCTGTTTTTTTAAAACAGGTCTGGGGTTCTTTTTATTATACAAAGAAAAAACTGCAGTTTGTTGAATACTATAATATTAAAACAACAGTTTTAAGCGGCAATCGAACAGCTCATTGTAAATAAAACTATGGTAATATCAAAAACTGCAGTATTCTCAAAATGTTTAGAAAATACTTTGCTATCAAACGGGGCCTGAACAGTTGTTTTTACTCTCCGTGACAGCAATATAGCCTAGGAAATCTTAAGACAGTACTGGACATTCAACAGCGCACAAGAAACACTGACTGCTTCATGCTAACCATCCAAGGTTGGTTGATGTACCAAACATGCAAAAGGAAGTGCATCCACAACGAATCATCACTCTATAATCCTAAAGGTGAGGAACCAGACATCACAGGAAGTTCTACCAACATCCCTGGCAGATCATTACAGCAAGTTctatcaactgtaccagcatcacaTAAAAACCTAAGCATTCAAGAGTACACATGATAACACAGGGCAAGTTCCTCCTAGGCATTTCCTCACACAGTAAATTAGCAGTGTCACAACCAGTGTTGACGATGTTAACAGATGTGGACATCACACGACTGTAATGGACATTCAACAGCGCAGCGAAAAATGTGACTTCAGACTAACATGATACCGCTGATGATGTACCAAACGTGCAAAGGAGGTGCATTTTACTCTGGACAGTGCATAGCTCATTCATAACAAATGCTCCATGCCCTCTTGCAAACATAAGATTCACTATCACATGAACTCTATACTCCTAATCATAAGGAACCAGATAACAGTAAAGCAAGCATCAACACTAACAGATCATCACAGGAAGATCTACAGACAGTACCAGCATAACATAACAGGTAGCATTCAAGAGTATCCAGGATAATAACACAGACTACTAACACACTGCAAGTTTCTCCCAGGCATTTCCACAAACacatggtggacaccaccaacatAACTAGATCCTGATCAGACAAACCAGTGCGACCGCCCTTTTAGAGATGAAAAGGGCCTGGGGTTTTCAGGAGTTCCAACCCCGGTCGCCACTGCCCTCGCTGGGGCCGATCACTTGGGCATCATCTgcgccgcggcggcggccgccgcgtcCTGCTGCTGCTGGTAGTTGAGCGGGCGGCGGAACAGCATGATGTGCGGCTCCGGCCGGTGGACGGCGTAGTGCACCCACCCACGGCTCTGCTGCACGCCCAGCGCGCGCCACTCGTTCTGCAAGGGAAAAAAAACCCAAAATTTCGCAAGATCAGAGAACGGACCCGGCAAGAAAACGCGATCTTACGGGAATGCGGACGGAAATCTGGACGGTTACCTCGGCGAGGAGGCGGTTCTTGGGGAGGAGCTTGGCGACTTCCGGCGGGAGGACGACGTGCCTGCGCGCGGGGACATCGGCcgtgttagttagttagttagggtTTCGCGATCCGCGGCGCACCGGGGGATAAGGTCgggaggggctagggtttgggcaCCAACCTGTACTCGAAGGTGTCGTCGAAGTACTTCTCGGAGTACTGGATCTGGcccatgtccgccgccgccgcttctCGATCGAGGCCCTGCGACAAGAACAAATCCCCAAACCATTTCAGAAAAATCCGAGTAAAACCACCGACCAATCGATCAGCAGCCGACGAATCCGGCGGAGGGATCGGGGGCTCCGCGGGGGAGGGGGGCGGGCGACCGACCTCGGAGCGGAGAGGGGGCGGCTGTCGGCGCCGATGGAGCGTCGNNNNNNNNNNNNNNNNNNNNNNNNNNNNNNNNNNNNNNNNNNNNNNNNNNNNNNNNNNNNNNNNNNNNNNNNNNNNNNNNNNNNNNNNNNNNNNNNNNNNNNNNNNNNNNNNNNNNNNNNNNNNNNNNNNNNNNNNNNNNNNNNNNNNNNNNNNNNNNNNNNNNNNNNNNNNNNNNNNNNNNNNNNNNNNNNNNNNNNNNNNNNNNNNNNNNNNNNNNNNNNNNNNNNNNNNNNNNNNNNNNNNNNNNNNNNNNNNNNNNNNNNNNNNNNNNNNNNNNNNNNNNNNNNNNNNNNNNNNNNNNNNNNNNNNNNNNNNNNNNNNNNNNNNNNNNNNNNNNNNNNNNNNNNNNNNNNNNNNNNNNNNNNNNNNNNNNNNNNNNNNNNNNNNNNNNNNttggggtggggtgggggtgggggagcgtGTGTGTGCGTCTATTTAAAACGGAGCGGGGCGGGCGGGGCCGTCGGTGCGGGGATGGACGGCCCGGATGGCGGGGCGCGGGTAGGGCAGGGTAGTCGTTGCTGCCGATCCATCCATCGTGATCCACCACCTCATCGCATCGCACCGGATTCGTCGGCGGCGTGGGCTGGGTTTCGTGCTGGTTTCGAATTTCGAAATCGCGCGGAAATCTAACCGTTGGGTCTCCATCTCCCTCTCTCGTCGCAGCGGGAGCCGAGAGTTTTCAACGGGCTTTGCATTTCCTTTGGACTTGGACTGGACATACGGCAAAAATATTCACTCCATAACGAATGATGGTTTTTTTTTTCGCATATCGGACTTTTTTTTTAAATGACCGCCGGGGGGAAAggctccccacctgaatatatttcaaATGGAGCAGTTGTTTATAAAGATCACACATTGTGTGAGGAGAGGAAGTCACGCCATAGCCCGGCGTGTTCCTTTAAGCTCTCGGATTTGAGCCGAGGAGCCCATACAATCATGCCATCAATAATAGCCCTAATGGAATCAGAAGCAGCAAGATCTATTCCTTGGAAAACCTTTTTGTTCTGAGCGTCCCAGATCTTCCAGAGAATAAGTAGCATGAACAGGCATACCGAGGTGGGCAACGCAGTCGATAGAATCGTGCTGAAGAGGTCGCCAATAGGCAGGAAGCGCGGACGGATGGTAGTAGCCCGCCAAATCCTAAGAGTTGTTGGGCAGGTGAAGAACAAGTGCTCGTGGTCTTTCACCTGATGAGAACATCTTGGACATGCTTCTGTATCAAGGATGCTCTTTTTATGCAGATTCTTCCTGGTGTTAAGGCGATCGAGGTAGAAGAGCCACCCAAAAATCATAACCATCTTGGGCACTTTTGAGTCCCAAATGGCAGCAAGCATGGGGGCGGAGAGATGCTCCGAGAGAGCCGCGTACGCACCCCGGGTTGAGAAGGCGGACCTGTTGAGCAGGCGACGCGTGTTCGAAACCTGCGAGAGAGCGCAATCCTGCAACAAAGAGTTTAGAGAGGCAAGTTCTGCAATCGCAATAGTGGTTAGCCGATTACAAAGAGCAAGTTCGATCCCATCCTACATAATGGTAGCTACCATGGCATTAGGTTTGTATGGTGTGAAAAAAGAGCCGGGTAAACTGTAGCTAGTGGTTCTCGCTTTAGCCATCGATCAAACCAAAAGAAGGTGGAGCAACCGTCTCCACTAGTGCAGTGGGAAATCTCTCTCAAGTTTTGTAGATGTTTAAAGATAGCTTTAGCAAGGAAGGAATTGTTTTTGCCATGACCAATGTGGAGAGGCGAGTGATGCAAGACCCAGTCCTTCCGGGGAAGGAGGTGGAATGTAAAAATTTGTAAGCAAATTTCAGCAGTAGACAAAAAATTTGTGCGTGAAGGTTTTAATACCCAAACCACATGCTTCTCTAGGAGTACACACTTTATTCCAAGCAATCAAGCATTTAGCCTCTAAGCAGGTCTCGTCGTTGGACCAAGAAAATGTGTGTCTACATTTGTCAATCGCTTCAATAACCTGAATGGGAAGAGAGAAACAAATGTTTCAATGTCTATAGTTTTCGTACACTTTATCAAGTTTTGTACACATCTAAAACTTGTTTTACAACGCGtttaacatttttcatatatattgTTAACATTTAAAAAAAGGGTCATttacatttgtgcccctaactTGATCTCACTACTCATATTTACTCTTAATTTtggagcatgctcaaatttgcccatcTGCCGTTAGTTGCGCTTGTAGAAATACCCTTCTACGCCGTTACCGTCCGATCAAAGGGCTTTGACCATCTCGAAAAAAATagtaaaattaaaaaaaaaactgaAAATTCATGGGATAGAAGGGACTCAAGTGTGCAAGATCCGTGCAAATTTTCATGCTGTTTGGACACTCTAGAAGCTCATGGTAAAGGAAAAACAGTAAATGTGTACGCTCGTGAACActaaattaaaaaaattcaaaaaaaatgaatcCTTTTTGACATCCAAGATGCTCGGGTGTGCATGGAGTGTGCAGAATTTTGTTGTGTTTGGGCATTGTAGGAGCTcatggagaaaaaaacaaaatatacctaaaaaaactttgaaaaaacacACTATTTTGTTCTTTTTGCTAGAGCTCATCGCATGTCATTTGATACCAGAATTTTGCACACAACTTGCGCAACCGATCATCTTGGAtgccaaaaaaaatcatatttttttttgaattttcttactTTTTTTTATTTACTCTTCACGGGCGTACATATTTACCGTTTTTCCTTTGCCATGAGCTCCTAGAGTGTCCAAACAACatgaaaatttgcacgcaccttgcaAACTTGAGTACtttcgatcccacaaaatttcaaaaaaaaatttactATT is drawn from Triticum dicoccoides isolate Atlit2015 ecotype Zavitan chromosome 4A, WEW_v2.0, whole genome shotgun sequence and contains these coding sequences:
- the LOC119287654 gene encoding cyclin-dependent kinases regulatory subunit 1, whose amino-acid sequence is MGQIQYSEKYFDDTFEYRHVVLPPEVAKLLPKNRLLAENEWRALGVQQSRGWVHYAVHRPEPHIMLFRRPLNYQQQQDAAAAAAAQMMPK